GAAGTAGTAAAAAGGAAAGAAGGATTTTATAAATATGCTTGGAAGAATCCAGGTGAAAAAGAATTTAGAGATAAGATTATTGCTATGGAATATTATAAACCTTGGGATTGGATCATTTGTGCTGGAGCTTATGAAGAGGATTTTTATCAGCCGGCTAATAAGATTAAGTATACAGTATATTTAATCTTAGCTATTAGTATCATTGTTGGTGGTATAGTAGCTAGTTTTTTAACTAAGCGATTGACTGACCCTATAGAAAAACTAGTAATAATGATGAAAGAAGCTGGTAAGGGAGATTTAACTAATAGAGTGGAGATTAATACTAGAGATGAATTAGAAACTTTAGGAAATGAATTTAATTCAATGTTAGATAAGGTTACAGATATAATTAGAAAAATTCATGATAATTCTGAAGAAACTACTTCTTTCAGCCAACAAATTTTAGGATTAGTTGGTGAAACTAATAGTAATATTCAAGAGACTTCAGCGACTATGGAAGAGATGTCAGCTGGTATTCAACAGATTGGTGCTAATGCTGAACAGGTTGGTGATTTTTCTCAAAAAGCAGCAAAGAATACTCAAAATGGAAATGAGGTAATTCAAAATACAATTGCTAAAATGAATTCAATTAGTGATAAAGTAGAGGATATATCTAATACAATTAATAAGCTAAATAATAAATCTGAACAGATAGGTGAAATTACTGAAATGATTACTGATATAGCTGATCAGACTAATCTATTAGCTTTAAATGCAAATATAGAGGCAGCTAGAGCGGGCGAGCATGGTCGCGGTTTTGCAGTAGTAGCTGAAGAAATTAGAGGATTAGCTGAAGAATCAGCTAAAGCCGCTGATAGAATATCTAGTTTAATTGATCAAACTCAAGAAGAGTCTCACAATGCTTTGGAATCAGTTAATGTGGGTACAAAAGAGACAACAGCTGGGGTAGAAATGATAGATGAAGCAGGAGAATCATTTAAGAACATAACTGTGGCTATTGAAGAAGTTACTCAACAGATCCAAGAGGTTAGTGGAGCTATTCAACAGATGGCAAGTAGTAGTGATGAAGTAGTACATGCCACCCAGGAGATAAGTCAATCTAGTGAAAAGATTGGTCGTTCCACAGAGGAATTAGCTAAGATGGCAGAAGAGTTAGAAATTGTAGCAAATCAGTTTGAAATAAAATAAGGATAATATCAATTTGCATTTTTATAAATTCAAAAAGCCATGTCAAAAACATGGCTTTTTGAGATTGTTGTTATAATAGTTTGACACTTTTATAGAGATAGTATATAATCAAATTGAAACGTCAGTAAAAGTGTCAAAATCAATTACTTAATGAATATATGGTGTCAAAGGGGCTTCTAAATATTTTTTTCTTTAATGTGGTTAGACGTCTAACTATTCAAAGTATATCCTTTTTTATAAATTTCTACTTAATCAGCTGATATATGGTAGAGGAATTAAAAATTGTAGGGGGTGATGTCACAGTAATATTGGGGAGGATTATAGTGATGTCTAAGGTATAAAGTCAGTATACTTAATTTTATAAGGAGGAGTAAAATGTTTAAAAAAATGTCAACTACTAAAAAAGCTTTAATCGTACTTGTAGCTTTAGTTGTATTTGCTGTTGGACTTACTGGTATAGTAAGTGCTATGTCTTCAGGTCCCGTAGAAAAAGGAGATACTAAGAAAGATGTAGTTACTAAAAAACCTAAATATGTTTTCCTATTTATTGGTGATGGAATGGCTTCTTCCCAAAGACAATTAGGAGAATATCTTTTAAGAGCAAAAACAGGTAATCCAGAGAAGGATTTAACTATGAATAAATTTCCAGTAGCAGGTATGAATACGACTTATGCAGCTAACACTCTAGTAACAGACTCCGCTGCTGCTGCAACTGCATTAGCAACTGGATATAAGACAGATAAAGGAATGATTGGTCAATTACCAAATGGTGACGCAGTTAAAACTTTAATTGAAGTAGCTAGAGATAAAGGCTTAGCAACTGGTGTAATCTCTAATATGAGATTAACTCATGCAACTCCGGCTTCCTTTATGGCTCATAATGAAAGCAGATATAATCCGAACCAAATTGCTGAAGACATTGCAGAAAGTAATATTGATTTTCTAGCTGGTGGAGGATATAGACACTTTGTTCCAAAGGATAGTGAATTAGGTTCTAAAAGAAAAGATAATAAGAACTTAGTTAAAGCATTTGCAGACAAAGGTTATAAAACTTTTGTTAATGACCCAAAAGGCTTTAGAAATTATGAACCACAGTCTGGAGATAAAGTATTCGCTCCTTTAACTTACAGTCATTTCCCTTATGAATTAGATAGAGATGCTAAAAAGACACCAAGTTTAGCAGAGGTCACTCGTAAAGGAATTGATACTTTAGCTAAACATGAAAATGGATTTGCTATGATGGTAGAGGGTGGTCGAATAGACTATGCAGGTCACG
This region of Selenihalanaerobacter shriftii genomic DNA includes:
- a CDS encoding methyl-accepting chemotaxis protein, with the protein product MSLFKKIDFKNVSIRFKLLVAFMVLIILPTIILGYFSYQNAKKELTNLGKDKLQRIVKDATLLTDALNKQVQAGEISLDEAKEEAKFKLIGPKTNKKGVREIKNTVGESGYIYATNSEGIFTLHPRLEGSSFIKDGTNTGKIGKEVVKRKEGFYKYAWKNPGEKEFRDKIIAMEYYKPWDWIICAGAYEEDFYQPANKIKYTVYLILAISIIVGGIVASFLTKRLTDPIEKLVIMMKEAGKGDLTNRVEINTRDELETLGNEFNSMLDKVTDIIRKIHDNSEETTSFSQQILGLVGETNSNIQETSATMEEMSAGIQQIGANAEQVGDFSQKAAKNTQNGNEVIQNTIAKMNSISDKVEDISNTINKLNNKSEQIGEITEMITDIADQTNLLALNANIEAARAGEHGRGFAVVAEEIRGLAEESAKAADRISSLIDQTQEESHNALESVNVGTKETTAGVEMIDEAGESFKNITVAIEEVTQQIQEVSGAIQQMASSSDEVVHATQEISQSSEKIGRSTEELAKMAEELEIVANQFEIK
- a CDS encoding alkaline phosphatase yields the protein MFKKMSTTKKALIVLVALVVFAVGLTGIVSAMSSGPVEKGDTKKDVVTKKPKYVFLFIGDGMASSQRQLGEYLLRAKTGNPEKDLTMNKFPVAGMNTTYAANTLVTDSAAAATALATGYKTDKGMIGQLPNGDAVKTLIEVARDKGLATGVISNMRLTHATPASFMAHNESRYNPNQIAEDIAESNIDFLAGGGYRHFVPKDSELGSKRKDNKNLVKAFADKGYKTFVNDPKGFRNYEPQSGDKVFAPLTYSHFPYELDRDAKKTPSLAEVTRKGIDTLAKHENGFAMMVEGGRIDYAGHANGPATVATDILAFDEAVAEAYEFYLKHPNETLIVVTGDHETGGLGLGFKNNYFLNIDALLPIKASIDSINYDGNREKTFAYIKNEFGLTDLTAEERAKIEKGMDLDDAGKKPVDHMPSFMSPVNAAVAEIVSARANLFWTTYAHSGTTVPLTAIGVGAESFGGYKDNTEVARTMAEVMNIELTSEK